A single Xiphias gladius isolate SHS-SW01 ecotype Sanya breed wild chromosome 22, ASM1685928v1, whole genome shotgun sequence DNA region contains:
- the LOC120784716 gene encoding nectin-3-like isoform X3 yields MKMRSKSPVVLLKLIYFTLLSVLEAQEVHVWPQVTGYLRHDVTLPCQFIQGPENISIVQVQWNLLSLTGEEIKILISDSQHGLNIPNSTLSERVEIAEQSLIIKDVEMRDAGSYICIVTTFPSGSLRGTTQLVVQEQIPLSLEVVSGIAIAVILLVGIMAAVAYFIFIKRRDSLIRHPVDTDTGGTEMDLARQSVVREKDVVYSDVRRKPSGDVTPSSNDKNTEATYNDVTYAEVVVWGQQPK; encoded by the exons ATGAAAATGCGCAGCAAATCGCCCGTCGTGCTGCTGAAGCTGATTTACTTCACATTACTCTCAG TTCTTGAGGCACAAGAAGTCCATGTCTGGCCTCAAGTGACCGGATACCTCCGGCATGATGTCACTCTGCCGTGCCAGTTCATCCAAGGACCAGAAAACATCAGTATTGTTCAGGTTCAGTGGAATCTCTTGTCACTCACAGGAGAGGAAATCAAGATTCTTATTTCTGATAGCCAGCATGGACTGAATATTCCTAATTCTACTCTGAGTGAGAGAGTGGAGATTGCAGAACAATCTTTGATAATTAAAGATGTGGAAATGAGAGATGCAGGGTCATACATCTGCATCGTTACAACCTTCCCCAGTGGTTCGCTTAGAGGAACAACCCAACTAGTTGTTCAAG AACAGATACCATTATCATTGGAAGTGGTTTCTGGTATAGCGATTGCTGTCATACTGCTGGTAGGGATCATGGCAGCCGTTGCTTacttcattttcatcaaaag gCGTGATTCTTTGATCAGACACCCTGTCGACACTG atACAGGTGGGACAGAAATGGATTTGGCCAGGCAATCTGTTGTAAGAGAGAAG GATGTGGTCTACTCAGATGTCAGGCGAAAACCATCTGGAGATGTGACACCCTCAtccaatgacaaaaacacagaggccACGTATAATGATGTCACATACGCTGAAGTTGTAGTTTGGGGTCAGCAGCCCAAATGA
- the LOC120784716 gene encoding nectin-3-like isoform X2, producing MAKSSCRSHAPAFRSWLCTMKMRSKSPVVLLKLIYFTLLSVLEAQEVHVWPQVTGYLRHDVTLPCQFIQGPENISIVQVQWNLLSLTGEEIKILISDSQHGLNIPNSTLSERVEIAEQSLIIKDVEMRDAGSYICIVTTFPSGSLRGTTQLVVQEQIPLSLEVVSGIAIAVILLVGIMAAVAYFIFIKRRDSLIRHPVDTGGTEMDLARQSVVREKDVVYSDVRRKPSGDVTPSSNDKNTEATYNDVTYAEVVVWGQQPK from the exons ATGGCAAAATCTTCCTGTCGCAGTCATGCGCCCGCTTTTCGTTCTTGG TTATGCACGATGAAAATGCGCAGCAAATCGCCCGTCGTGCTGCTGAAGCTGATTTACTTCACATTACTCTCAG TTCTTGAGGCACAAGAAGTCCATGTCTGGCCTCAAGTGACCGGATACCTCCGGCATGATGTCACTCTGCCGTGCCAGTTCATCCAAGGACCAGAAAACATCAGTATTGTTCAGGTTCAGTGGAATCTCTTGTCACTCACAGGAGAGGAAATCAAGATTCTTATTTCTGATAGCCAGCATGGACTGAATATTCCTAATTCTACTCTGAGTGAGAGAGTGGAGATTGCAGAACAATCTTTGATAATTAAAGATGTGGAAATGAGAGATGCAGGGTCATACATCTGCATCGTTACAACCTTCCCCAGTGGTTCGCTTAGAGGAACAACCCAACTAGTTGTTCAAG AACAGATACCATTATCATTGGAAGTGGTTTCTGGTATAGCGATTGCTGTCATACTGCTGGTAGGGATCATGGCAGCCGTTGCTTacttcattttcatcaaaag gCGTGATTCTTTGATCAGACACCCTGTCGACACTG GTGGGACAGAAATGGATTTGGCCAGGCAATCTGTTGTAAGAGAGAAG GATGTGGTCTACTCAGATGTCAGGCGAAAACCATCTGGAGATGTGACACCCTCAtccaatgacaaaaacacagaggccACGTATAATGATGTCACATACGCTGAAGTTGTAGTTTGGGGTCAGCAGCCCAAATGA
- the LOC120784716 gene encoding uncharacterized protein LOC120784716 isoform X1: MAKSSCRSHAPAFRSWLCTMKMRSKSPVVLLKLIYFTLLSVLEAQEVHVWPQVTGYLRHDVTLPCQFIQGPENISIVQVQWNLLSLTGEEIKILISDSQHGLNIPNSTLSERVEIAEQSLIIKDVEMRDAGSYICIVTTFPSGSLRGTTQLVVQEQIPLSLEVVSGIAIAVILLVGIMAAVAYFIFIKRRDSLIRHPVDTDTGGTEMDLARQSVVREKDVVYSDVRRKPSGDVTPSSNDKNTEATYNDVTYAEVVVWGQQPK; this comes from the exons ATGGCAAAATCTTCCTGTCGCAGTCATGCGCCCGCTTTTCGTTCTTGG TTATGCACGATGAAAATGCGCAGCAAATCGCCCGTCGTGCTGCTGAAGCTGATTTACTTCACATTACTCTCAG TTCTTGAGGCACAAGAAGTCCATGTCTGGCCTCAAGTGACCGGATACCTCCGGCATGATGTCACTCTGCCGTGCCAGTTCATCCAAGGACCAGAAAACATCAGTATTGTTCAGGTTCAGTGGAATCTCTTGTCACTCACAGGAGAGGAAATCAAGATTCTTATTTCTGATAGCCAGCATGGACTGAATATTCCTAATTCTACTCTGAGTGAGAGAGTGGAGATTGCAGAACAATCTTTGATAATTAAAGATGTGGAAATGAGAGATGCAGGGTCATACATCTGCATCGTTACAACCTTCCCCAGTGGTTCGCTTAGAGGAACAACCCAACTAGTTGTTCAAG AACAGATACCATTATCATTGGAAGTGGTTTCTGGTATAGCGATTGCTGTCATACTGCTGGTAGGGATCATGGCAGCCGTTGCTTacttcattttcatcaaaag gCGTGATTCTTTGATCAGACACCCTGTCGACACTG atACAGGTGGGACAGAAATGGATTTGGCCAGGCAATCTGTTGTAAGAGAGAAG GATGTGGTCTACTCAGATGTCAGGCGAAAACCATCTGGAGATGTGACACCCTCAtccaatgacaaaaacacagaggccACGTATAATGATGTCACATACGCTGAAGTTGTAGTTTGGGGTCAGCAGCCCAAATGA